One Manihot esculenta cultivar AM560-2 chromosome 6, M.esculenta_v8, whole genome shotgun sequence DNA segment encodes these proteins:
- the LOC110618052 gene encoding topless-related protein 4 isoform X1, which produces MSSLSRELVFLILQFLDEEKFKETVHKLEQESGFFFNMRHFEDMVTNGEWDEVEKYLSGFTKVDDNRYSMKIFFEIRKQKYLEALDKRDRSKAVDILVKDLKVFAAFNEDLFKEITQLLTLENFRDNEQLSKYGDTQSARGIMLAELKKLIEANPLFRDKLQFPTLKNSRLRTLINQSLNWQHQLCKNPRPNPDIKTLFVDHSCGQPNGARAPSPVTNPLMGAVPKAGGFPPLSAHGPFQSTPAALPTSLAGWMANPTPVPHLSASAGPIGISAPNNAAILKRPRTPTNNPAMDYQTADSEHVLKRTRPFGISDEVNNLPVNILPVAYASQTHGQSSYSSDDLPTTLVTTLNQGSAVKSMDFHPVQQILLLVGTNMGDVMVWELGSRERIATKNFKVWELSTRSVGLQASLTNDYTASVNRVVWSPDGSLFGVAYSKHIVHLYSYHGSDDVKNYREIEAHVGSVNDLAFSYPNERLSVVTCGEDRVIKVWDPATGNAKFTFEGHEAPVYSVCPHHKEKIQFIFSTATDGKIKAWLYDNLGSRVDYDAPGHSSTTMAYSADGTRLFSCGTNKVGESHLVEWNESEGTVKRAYIGLGKRSVGIVQFDTTKNRFLAAGDEFTVKFWDMDNVNMLTSIDAEGGLPASPCIRFNKEGALLAVSTNDNSIKILANPDGVRLLRTVENRTFDASRAASASVVKAPAVSNFASINSTVGTSILDRAASVTPVAGIVSVDNSDSRNLVDVKPRIADEPVEASRTWKLTEINEPSQCRSLRLPDNLTAMRVSRLIYTNSGLAILALASNAVHKLWKWQRTERNPNGKATASIVPQLWQPSSGMLMTNDISDANPEDAVPCFALSKNDSYVMSASGGKISLFNMMTFKTMTTFMPPPPAATFLAFHPQDNNIIAIGMEDSSIQIYNVRVDEVKSKLKGHQKKITGLAFSNSLNVLISSGADAQLCVWSTDLWERQASKFLPVPPGRGSASLSDTRVQFHLDQTHLLAVHESQIAIYEAPKLECLKQWFPREATVPITYATYSCDSQSIYVSFEDGGVVVLTASTLRLRCRINPTAYLPPNPSLRVYPLVIAAHPSEPNQFALGLTDGGIHVLEPLETEGKWGTSPPVENGAGPSTTSGAAGSEQAQR; this is translated from the exons ATGTCTTCCCTTAGCAGAGAGCTTGTGTTTCTCATacttcagtttcttgatgaagAGAAATTCAAAGAGACTGTTCACAA ATTGGAGCAAGAGTCAGGATTTTTCTTCAACATGAGGCATTTTGAAGATATGGTAACAAATGGGGAGTGGGATGAGGTGGAGAAGTACCTATCTGGGTTTACAAAGGTTGATGATAATAGATACTCCATGAAGATCTTCTTCGAGATTCGAAAGCAGAAGTACCTTGAAGCTTTAGATAA gcgGGATCGTTCAAAAGCAGTGGATATTTTAGTAAAAGACTTGAAAGTGTTTGCTGCGTTCAATGAAGatctttttaaagaaattacGCAACTACTGACGTTGGAAAATTTTAG AGATAATGAACAGCTATCTAAATATGGAGATACTCAGTCTGCTAGAGGTATAATGCTTGCTGAGCTAAAAAAATTGATAGAGGCTAACCCTCTTTTCCGTGACAAGCTTCAGTTTCCAACATTGAAGAATTCAAGATTGCGGACGCTGATCAATCAGAG TTTAAATTGGCAGCATCAGCTTTGTAAGAATCCAAGGCCTAACCCTGATATAAAGACCCTATTTGTGGACCACAGTTGTGGACAACCAAATGGGGCACGTGCCCCATCCCCTGTCACTAATCCGTTAATGGGTGCTGTACCTAAAGCAGGGGGTTTTCCGCCACTGAGTGCACATGGT CCATTTCAGTCCACACCTGCTGCTCTTCCAACGTCCCTTGCTGGATGGATGGCAAATCCAACTCCTGTccctcatctgtctgcttctgCTGGTCCAATTGGTATATCTGCTCCTAACAATGCAG CAATCTTAAAGCGTCCTAGGACTCCTACAAATAATCCAGCTATGGATTATCAAACAGCAGATTCTGAACATGTATTGAAGAGAACAAGGCCATTTGGAATATCAGATGAG GTCAATAATTTACCAGTTAATATTCTGCCAGTTGCATATGCTAGTCAGACACACGGACAAAGTTCCTATTCTTCTGATGACTTGCCCACAACTCTTGTTACAACTTTAAATCAAGGTTCAGCAGTCAAAAGCATGGATTTCCATCCCGTGCAACAAATTCTACTTCTAG TTGGGACAAACATGGGTGATGTTATGGTATGGGAGTTGGGTAGCAGGGAGAGGATTGCTACCAAGAATTTTAAGGTTTGGGAACTTAGCACTCGCTCGGTGGGTCTACAG GCATCTCTGACCAATGACTATACGGCATCAGTTAACCGTGTGGTGTGGAGTCCTGATGGATCTCTTTTTG GTGTTGCATACTCTAAGCATATTGTGCATCTATATTCATATCATGGCAGTGATGATGTAAAAAACTATCGTGAG ATTGAAGCTCATGTTGGGAGTGTTAATGATCTTGCTTTCTCTTATCCAAATGAGCGACTAAGTGTTGTCACTTGTGGCGAGGACAGGGTTATTAAG GTTTGGGATCCAGCTACAGGAAATGCAAAATTCACTTTTGAGGGTCATGAAGCACCTGTGTATTCTGTCTGTCCACATCACAAGGAAAAAATtcag TTTATCTTTTCAACGGCTACTGATGGAAAGATAAAGGCATGGTTATATGATAACcttggttctagagttgactatgaTGCGCCAGGCCACTCCTCTACCACAATGGCATACAGTGCTGATGGAACAAG GTTATTCTCATGTGGCACAAACAAAGTAGGAGAATCACACTTGGTGGAGTGGAATGAAAGTGAAGGAACTGTTAAGCGTGCTTATATAGGTCTTGGTAAACGATCTGTGGGCATTGTGCAATTTGATACTACCAAGAACCGCTTCTTGGCTGCTGGTGATGAGTTCACAGTTAAATTCTGGGACATGGACAATGTCAACATGTTGACGAGCATCGATGCCGAGGGTGGATTACCG GCTTCTCCTTGTATTAGATTCAACAAGGAAGGAGCATTGTTAGCTGTCTCAACGAATGATAATAGCATTAAAATTCTAGCAAATCCAGATGGTGTCAGGTTGCTTCGAACTGTGGAGAATCGTACATTTGATGCTTCTAGAGCTGCTTCTGCATCTGTTGTGAAG GCACCGGCAGTAAGCAATTTTGCTTCTATCAATTCTACTGTTGGAACCAGCATTTTGGATAGAGCTGCTTCTGTGACACCTGTGGCTGGAATTGTGAGTGTTGAT AATAGTGATAGTCGAAATTTGGTTGATGTGAAACCTAGAATTGCAGATGAGCCAGTTGAAGCCTCTAGAACCTGGAAATTgacagaaataaatgaaccatcACAGTGCCGCTCTCTGAGGCTTCCTGACAATTTGACAGCCATGAGG GTTTCTAGATTGATTTATACAAATTCAGGACTTGCTATATTAGCGTTAGCATCAAATGCAGTGCACAAACTCTGGAAATGGCAGAGAACTGAGAGAAATCCTAATGGGAAG GCCACTGCTAGTATAGTACCACAACTATGGCAACCTTCTAGTGGAATGTTAATGACCAATGATATAAGTGACGCAAACCCTGAAGATGCTGTTCCGTGTTTTGCGCTTTCAAAGAATGACTCTTATGTTATGTCAGCTTCTGGGGGAAAAATTTCTCTCTTCAATATGATGACATTTAAG ACAATGACTACATTCATGCCTCCACCACCAGCCGCTACATTTCTGGCTTTTCATCCTCAGGACAACAATATCATTGCAATTGGCATGGAGGACTCCTCCATCCAAATTTACAATGTTCGCGTTGATGag GTTAAATCGAAGTTAAAAGGTCATCAGAAAAAAATTACGGGTCTCGCATTCTCTAACTCGCTAAATGTGCTCATCTCTTCTGGAGCTGATGCCCAG TTGTGTGTTTGGAGCACAGATTTGTGGGAGAGGCAGGCTAGTAAATTCTTGCCAGTTCCGCCTGGACGAGGTTCAGCATCTCTTTCAGATACCCGGGTTCAATTTCACCTTGACCAGACACATCTGCTGGCAGTTCATGAATCGCAAATAGCTATATATGAAGCGCCAAAGTTGGAATGTCTTAAACAG TGGTTCCCTCGAGAAGCAACTGTTCCAATTACATATGCAACATATTCCTGTGATAGCCAATCTATATATGTTAGTTTTGAAGATGGGGGTGTGGTTGTTCTTACTGCTTCAACACTAAGGTTAAGATGCAGAATAAATCCCACTGCTTACTTGCCTCCCAATCCTAG CTTGAGGGTATACCCTCTTGTCATTGCTGCGCATCCATCTGAGCCTAATCAGTTCGCATTAGGACTGACGGATGGAGGAATCCATGTGCTTGAACCATTGGAGACAGAAGGAAAATGGGGTACCTCCCCTCCAGTTGAAAATGGTGCTGGTCCTAGTACCACATCTGGTGCAGCTGGTTCAGAACAAGCTCAAAGGTGA
- the LOC110618052 gene encoding topless-related protein 4 isoform X2 has product MSSLSRELVFLILQFLDEEKFKETVHKLEQESGFFFNMRHFEDMVTNGEWDEVEKYLSGFTKVDDNRYSMKIFFEIRKQKYLEALDKRDRSKAVDILVKDLKVFAAFNEDLFKEITQLLTLENFRDNEQLSKYGDTQSARGIMLAELKKLIEANPLFRDKLQFPTLKNSRLRTLINQSLNWQHQLCKNPRPNPDIKTLFVDHSCGQPNGARAPSPVTNPLMGAVPKAGGFPPLSAHGPFQSTPAALPTSLAGWMANPTPVPHLSASAGPIGISAPNNAAILKRPRTPTNNPAMDYQTADSEHVLKRTRPFGISDEVNNLPVNILPVAYASQTHGQSSYSSDDLPTTLVTTLNQGSAVKSMDFHPVQQILLLVGTNMGDVMVWELGSRERIATKNFKVWELSTRSVGLQASLTNDYTASVNRVVWSPDGSLFGVAYSKHIVHLYSYHGSDDVKNYREIEAHVGSVNDLAFSYPNERLSVVTCGEDRVIKVWDPATGNAKFTFEGHEAPVYSVCPHHKEKIQFIFSTATDGKIKAWLYDNLGSRVDYDAPGHSSTTMAYSADGTRLFSCGTNKVGESHLVEWNESEGTVKRAYIGLGKRSVGIVQFDTTKNRFLAAGDEFTVKFWDMDNVNMLTSIDAEGGLPASPCIRFNKEGALLAVSTNDNSIKILANPDGVRLLRTVENRTFDASRAASASVVKAPAVSNFASINSTVGTSILDRAASVTPVAGINSDSRNLVDVKPRIADEPVEASRTWKLTEINEPSQCRSLRLPDNLTAMRVSRLIYTNSGLAILALASNAVHKLWKWQRTERNPNGKATASIVPQLWQPSSGMLMTNDISDANPEDAVPCFALSKNDSYVMSASGGKISLFNMMTFKTMTTFMPPPPAATFLAFHPQDNNIIAIGMEDSSIQIYNVRVDEVKSKLKGHQKKITGLAFSNSLNVLISSGADAQLCVWSTDLWERQASKFLPVPPGRGSASLSDTRVQFHLDQTHLLAVHESQIAIYEAPKLECLKQWFPREATVPITYATYSCDSQSIYVSFEDGGVVVLTASTLRLRCRINPTAYLPPNPSLRVYPLVIAAHPSEPNQFALGLTDGGIHVLEPLETEGKWGTSPPVENGAGPSTTSGAAGSEQAQR; this is encoded by the exons ATGTCTTCCCTTAGCAGAGAGCTTGTGTTTCTCATacttcagtttcttgatgaagAGAAATTCAAAGAGACTGTTCACAA ATTGGAGCAAGAGTCAGGATTTTTCTTCAACATGAGGCATTTTGAAGATATGGTAACAAATGGGGAGTGGGATGAGGTGGAGAAGTACCTATCTGGGTTTACAAAGGTTGATGATAATAGATACTCCATGAAGATCTTCTTCGAGATTCGAAAGCAGAAGTACCTTGAAGCTTTAGATAA gcgGGATCGTTCAAAAGCAGTGGATATTTTAGTAAAAGACTTGAAAGTGTTTGCTGCGTTCAATGAAGatctttttaaagaaattacGCAACTACTGACGTTGGAAAATTTTAG AGATAATGAACAGCTATCTAAATATGGAGATACTCAGTCTGCTAGAGGTATAATGCTTGCTGAGCTAAAAAAATTGATAGAGGCTAACCCTCTTTTCCGTGACAAGCTTCAGTTTCCAACATTGAAGAATTCAAGATTGCGGACGCTGATCAATCAGAG TTTAAATTGGCAGCATCAGCTTTGTAAGAATCCAAGGCCTAACCCTGATATAAAGACCCTATTTGTGGACCACAGTTGTGGACAACCAAATGGGGCACGTGCCCCATCCCCTGTCACTAATCCGTTAATGGGTGCTGTACCTAAAGCAGGGGGTTTTCCGCCACTGAGTGCACATGGT CCATTTCAGTCCACACCTGCTGCTCTTCCAACGTCCCTTGCTGGATGGATGGCAAATCCAACTCCTGTccctcatctgtctgcttctgCTGGTCCAATTGGTATATCTGCTCCTAACAATGCAG CAATCTTAAAGCGTCCTAGGACTCCTACAAATAATCCAGCTATGGATTATCAAACAGCAGATTCTGAACATGTATTGAAGAGAACAAGGCCATTTGGAATATCAGATGAG GTCAATAATTTACCAGTTAATATTCTGCCAGTTGCATATGCTAGTCAGACACACGGACAAAGTTCCTATTCTTCTGATGACTTGCCCACAACTCTTGTTACAACTTTAAATCAAGGTTCAGCAGTCAAAAGCATGGATTTCCATCCCGTGCAACAAATTCTACTTCTAG TTGGGACAAACATGGGTGATGTTATGGTATGGGAGTTGGGTAGCAGGGAGAGGATTGCTACCAAGAATTTTAAGGTTTGGGAACTTAGCACTCGCTCGGTGGGTCTACAG GCATCTCTGACCAATGACTATACGGCATCAGTTAACCGTGTGGTGTGGAGTCCTGATGGATCTCTTTTTG GTGTTGCATACTCTAAGCATATTGTGCATCTATATTCATATCATGGCAGTGATGATGTAAAAAACTATCGTGAG ATTGAAGCTCATGTTGGGAGTGTTAATGATCTTGCTTTCTCTTATCCAAATGAGCGACTAAGTGTTGTCACTTGTGGCGAGGACAGGGTTATTAAG GTTTGGGATCCAGCTACAGGAAATGCAAAATTCACTTTTGAGGGTCATGAAGCACCTGTGTATTCTGTCTGTCCACATCACAAGGAAAAAATtcag TTTATCTTTTCAACGGCTACTGATGGAAAGATAAAGGCATGGTTATATGATAACcttggttctagagttgactatgaTGCGCCAGGCCACTCCTCTACCACAATGGCATACAGTGCTGATGGAACAAG GTTATTCTCATGTGGCACAAACAAAGTAGGAGAATCACACTTGGTGGAGTGGAATGAAAGTGAAGGAACTGTTAAGCGTGCTTATATAGGTCTTGGTAAACGATCTGTGGGCATTGTGCAATTTGATACTACCAAGAACCGCTTCTTGGCTGCTGGTGATGAGTTCACAGTTAAATTCTGGGACATGGACAATGTCAACATGTTGACGAGCATCGATGCCGAGGGTGGATTACCG GCTTCTCCTTGTATTAGATTCAACAAGGAAGGAGCATTGTTAGCTGTCTCAACGAATGATAATAGCATTAAAATTCTAGCAAATCCAGATGGTGTCAGGTTGCTTCGAACTGTGGAGAATCGTACATTTGATGCTTCTAGAGCTGCTTCTGCATCTGTTGTGAAG GCACCGGCAGTAAGCAATTTTGCTTCTATCAATTCTACTGTTGGAACCAGCATTTTGGATAGAGCTGCTTCTGTGACACCTGTGGCTGGAATT AATAGTGATAGTCGAAATTTGGTTGATGTGAAACCTAGAATTGCAGATGAGCCAGTTGAAGCCTCTAGAACCTGGAAATTgacagaaataaatgaaccatcACAGTGCCGCTCTCTGAGGCTTCCTGACAATTTGACAGCCATGAGG GTTTCTAGATTGATTTATACAAATTCAGGACTTGCTATATTAGCGTTAGCATCAAATGCAGTGCACAAACTCTGGAAATGGCAGAGAACTGAGAGAAATCCTAATGGGAAG GCCACTGCTAGTATAGTACCACAACTATGGCAACCTTCTAGTGGAATGTTAATGACCAATGATATAAGTGACGCAAACCCTGAAGATGCTGTTCCGTGTTTTGCGCTTTCAAAGAATGACTCTTATGTTATGTCAGCTTCTGGGGGAAAAATTTCTCTCTTCAATATGATGACATTTAAG ACAATGACTACATTCATGCCTCCACCACCAGCCGCTACATTTCTGGCTTTTCATCCTCAGGACAACAATATCATTGCAATTGGCATGGAGGACTCCTCCATCCAAATTTACAATGTTCGCGTTGATGag GTTAAATCGAAGTTAAAAGGTCATCAGAAAAAAATTACGGGTCTCGCATTCTCTAACTCGCTAAATGTGCTCATCTCTTCTGGAGCTGATGCCCAG TTGTGTGTTTGGAGCACAGATTTGTGGGAGAGGCAGGCTAGTAAATTCTTGCCAGTTCCGCCTGGACGAGGTTCAGCATCTCTTTCAGATACCCGGGTTCAATTTCACCTTGACCAGACACATCTGCTGGCAGTTCATGAATCGCAAATAGCTATATATGAAGCGCCAAAGTTGGAATGTCTTAAACAG TGGTTCCCTCGAGAAGCAACTGTTCCAATTACATATGCAACATATTCCTGTGATAGCCAATCTATATATGTTAGTTTTGAAGATGGGGGTGTGGTTGTTCTTACTGCTTCAACACTAAGGTTAAGATGCAGAATAAATCCCACTGCTTACTTGCCTCCCAATCCTAG CTTGAGGGTATACCCTCTTGTCATTGCTGCGCATCCATCTGAGCCTAATCAGTTCGCATTAGGACTGACGGATGGAGGAATCCATGTGCTTGAACCATTGGAGACAGAAGGAAAATGGGGTACCTCCCCTCCAGTTGAAAATGGTGCTGGTCCTAGTACCACATCTGGTGCAGCTGGTTCAGAACAAGCTCAAAGGTGA
- the LOC110618053 gene encoding probable clathrin assembly protein At4g32285, with product MTTSTIRKAIGAVKDQTSISIAKVAGNIAPDLEVLVVKATSHDEDPADEKYIREIINLTSYSRGYVGACVATVSRRLSKTHDWIVAIKALMLLHRLLVDGHPSFEEEIVYASRRGMRILNMSGFRDEAHSHSWDHAAFVRFYAMYLDEKLEVAVSERKSKAGERKYDERDDGFGPREHRDDFDYGMSRRSRSYEDLNDDSVGKEQRREATPIRQMRPERVLSKLNQLLRMLDRALACRPTGMAKNSRLVLVSLYRVVKESFGLYIDICEALGMVLDRFAEMEYADCVKGFDMYVSAAKMIDELVGFYGWCKDIGIARSSEFPAVQKITDQLLGTLEGFLREKTNNPSKTPERSEEKKVPVKQELEPDMDQVKALPPPENYTPPPPTEPQPKPQPQQASEDLVNLKDDAGSADDQSNKMALALFSGPPSTTTNGSWEAFSSNGDSEVTSAWRTPAAESGKADWELALVESASNLSKQKATLGGGMDPLLLNGMYDHGAVRQHVNTTQLSGGSSSSVALPGPGKNATPVLALPAPDGTVQPVGNQDPFAASLAVPPPSYVQIADMERKQHLLVQEQQMWQQYGRDGMQGQLGLANLSGASGYYGPSPQPPMMPYGMPQVTGMGQPGGYYAHY from the coding sequence ATGACGACCAGCACCATCCGCAAAGCGATCGGCGCCGTCAAAGATCAAACTAGCATAAGCATTGCCAAAGTCGCCGGTAATATAGCGCCGGACCTTGAAGTTTTGGTGGTTAAAGCTACCAGCCATGATGAAGACCCTGCTGATGAGAAGTACATTAGAGAGATCATAAACCTTACTTCTTATTCTAGGGGTTATGTTGGTGCCTGTGTGGCTACTGTATCTAGACGCCTAAGCAAAACCCATGATTGGATTGTGGCTATCAAGGCTTTGATGCTTCTCCATAGGCTTCTGGTTGATGGGCACCCTTCATTTGAGGAGGAGATTGTTTATGCCAGCAGGAGAGGGATGCGTATTTTAAATATGTCGGGTTTTAGAGATGAGGCACACTCCCATTCCTGGGATCATGCGGCGTTTGTCAGGTTTTATGCAATGTATCTTGATGAGAAACTTGAGGTTGCAGTTTCTGAGAGGAAATCGAAAGCCGGTGAAAGGAAATATGATGAGAGAGATGATGGGTTTGGACCGAGAGAACATAGGGATGATTTTGATTATGGGATGTCTAGGAGATCAAGGTCTTATGAGGATTTGAATGATGATTCAGTTGGAAAAGAACAGAGGAGAGAGGCTACTCCAATTAGACAAATGAGGCCAGAGAGGGTTTTGAGCAAGTTGAACCAATTGTTGAGGATGCTTGATAGAGCTTTGGCTTGTAGGCCAACGGGCATGGCTAAGAATAGCAGGTTGGTGCTAGTATCACTTTACAGGGTGGTGAAAGAGAGTTTTGGGCTTTATATTGATATATGTGAGGCACTGGGGATGGTATTGGATAGATTTGCTGAGATGGAGTATGCAGATTGTGTTAAGGGATTTGATATGTATGTTAGTGCAGCAAAGATGATAGATGAACTTGTTGGGTTCTATGGCTGGTGCAAGGATATTGGGATTGCAAGATCATCCGAGTTCCCTGCCGTGCAGAAAATTACCGATCAGCTATTGGGAACACTTGAAggatttttaagagaaaagactAACAATCCATCTAAGACTCCTGAGAGAAGTGAGGAGAAGAAGGTTCCAGTTAAGCAAGAACTGGAACCAGATATGGACCAAGTAAAGGCTCTTCCTCCACCAGAAAATTATACCCCTCCGCCCCCTACTGAGCCGCAGCCAAAGCCACAACCGCAGCAGGCGTCGGAGGATTTGGTGAATTTGAAGGATGATGCAGGTTCAGCTGATGATCAGAGCAACAAAATGGCGTTGGCTTTGTTCTCCGGACCACCAAGTACCACTACAAATGGTTCATGGGAAGCATTCTCATCAAATGGAGATTCTGAAGTGACTTCAGCGTGGCGGACACCAGCTGCTGAAAGTGGTAAAGCAGATTGGGAATTAGCATTGGTGGAATCTGCTAGTAATCTATCCAAGCAGAAAGCTACTTTAGGGGGTGGTATGGATCCACTGCTCTTAAACGGAATGTATGATCACGGGGCTGTAAGGCAACATGTGAACACTACTCAATTGAGTGGTGGGAGTTCAAGTAGCGTGGCATTGCCTGGCCCAGGGAAGAATGCAACACCAGTCTTGGCATTGCCTGCACCTGATGGAACGGTTCAGCCAGTGGGAAACCAGGATCCATTTGCTGCATCGCTTGCAGTTCCACCCCCTTCATACGTGCAGATAGCAGACATGGAGAGGAAGCAGCACTTGCTGGTTCAGGAGCAGCAGATGTGGCAGCAATATGGAAGAGATGGAATGCAAGGCCAATTGGGTTTGGCTAATCTTAGCGGAGCCTCAGGGTACTATGGCCCTAGTCCTCAACCTCCGATGATGCCTTATGGGATGCCACAGGTTACCGGTATGGGACAGCCAGGAGGGTACTATGCACACTATTGA